The DNA segment AGCGCCTTGAGGGCACGCGTGACGGTCTCGCGCGACGTGCCGGCCAGGTTCGCCAGCTCCTGGTGCGTGAGGCGCACGAGCGCGCGGTCCTCGGCGAGGTCGACGACCCCGCCGCGGTAGAGGCGCAGCAGCACGTAGGCGACGCGCCCCTGCGCGTCCTGGTAGGAGAGCACCTGCGACTCGTCGTCCATGCCGCGCAGCCTGGCGGCCAGCGTGCTCGTGAGGTTGAGGTTCATCGCCGGGTAGTCGGAGATGAGGCGCCGGAAGTCGTCGTTGAAGAGCAGGTAGCAGTGGACCTCGTTCAGGGTCGTGACCGTGGCGCTGCGCGTGGTCTGGCCGAGCAGCGCCATCTCGCCGAAGAACTCCGGCGGCTGGAGGATGGCGAGGGTCTTCTCGTGGCCGCCCAGGTCCACCTTCGACAGCTTCACGAGGCCCTTCGCCATGATGTAGAGGGCCTCGCCCTTGTCGCCCTCCTGGAAGATCGTCGCGCCGGGCTCGAACACCCGCTTGCGCACCGCGGAGGCCGCGATCTCGAGAGCGCGCTCCGGCACGCCGTGGAAGAGCGGGACCCTGGCCAGTTGCTCCTTGATCTCGCCGACGGTCTCGGCTGCCATCTGACCTCCAACCGGCCGCGCGCCGCGCCACTCCCGTGCTTTCGCGGTCCAGAACGTATAGTACCAGCGTGGCGAGCGTGCTGGCGTGTGAAGGAGTGCGCCGCCGCTTCCGCACCCCCGCCGGAGACGTGGAGGTCCTGCGCGGCGTGGACCTCACGGTCCGCGCCGGCGAGCTGGCCGTGATCCTGGGGCCGAGCGGCTCGGGCAAGAGCACCCTGCTCCACGTCCTCGCCGGCCTCGACAGGCCCGACGCCGGGGAGGTCTGGTGGGGGGAGACGCCGCTGAGCAGCCTCGACCGCTCCGCGCTGGCGGCGCGGCGCGCCGGGAACGTCGGGCTGGTGTTCCAGCAGCACTACCTGCTCGAGGACCTCACGGCGCTGGAGAACGTGCTGCTGCCCATGCGCATCGTCGGCGACGTCGACGAGCGGCGCGGCCGCGAGCTACTCGAGGCGGTCGGGGTAGCGCACCGCGCCGGGCACCTGCCGTCGCACCTCTCGGGGGGCGAGCGTCAGCGCGTCGCCGTCGCGCGCGCGCTGGCGCTCGACCCGCCCTGCCTCATCGCCGACGAGCCGACGGGCTCGCTCGACCGTCCGCGCGCGCTCGAGGTGTTCGGGCTGCTGCGC comes from the Trueperaceae bacterium genome and includes:
- a CDS encoding ABC transporter ATP-binding protein; the encoded protein is MASVLACEGVRRRFRTPAGDVEVLRGVDLTVRAGELAVILGPSGSGKSTLLHVLAGLDRPDAGEVWWGETPLSSLDRSALAARRAGNVGLVFQQHYLLEDLTALENVLLPMRIVGDVDERRGRELLEAVGVAHRAGHLPSHLSGGERQRVAVARALALDPPCLIADEPTGSLDRPRALEVFGLLRDLAAERGKAVTLVTHDETLLGEARRPGVRVSVYRLTDGVLVGDAALAPPLNAP
- a CDS encoding Crp/Fnr family transcriptional regulator, with protein sequence MAAETVGEIKEQLARVPLFHGVPERALEIAASAVRKRVFEPGATIFQEGDKGEALYIMAKGLVKLSKVDLGGHEKTLAILQPPEFFGEMALLGQTTRSATVTTLNEVHCYLLFNDDFRRLISDYPAMNLNLTSTLAARLRGMDDESQVLSYQDAQGRVAYVLLRLYRGGVVDLAEDRALVRLTHQELANLAGTSRETVTRALKALESEGVIETRPKEVFITDPEGLEEILHGIR